The sequence TCACACAACCTGATGTATTCGCCTGCAGCGTGCTGCAAGTAGCTCCTGCTAAATGTTTTGGTGATAGCAATGCGCAAGCCACAGTAACTCCTACTGGTGGAAACGGAGACTATACTTTCCTTTGGGATAATAATGAAACTACAGCTACTGCAACTTCTCTAAATGCTGGACTACACACAGTAACAGTAACTGATAAATTAGGGTACAAAACAACTTGTTCTGTAACCATTACACAACCTGCAGCAGCTATTGCAGCTACTTCAATCATAACAAACAATAATAACTGCGTAGGTTGTAATAGTGGAGCCATTGATATCACAGTAAATGGTGGAACTAAACCTTACCAGTTTTTATGGTCAAATGGAGCTACAACAGAAGATATAGCTAATCTTATCGCTGGAAATTATAGCGTATTAATTACTGATACTAAAGGATGTAGTGTTGAATATAATTACACAATTAATGAATCTGGAATTGAGATTACAAAAGATGGCAATTACGTAGACAGTAATAATGATGGAATTACCAATGTAGGTGATATCGTTTCGTACAATTTTGTAATAAAAAATACTGGTAACGTTACTTTAACTAATGTGACAGTTACTGATAATAATGCTATAGTAACTGGTGGTCCAATTGCAACTCTTGCTGTAGGTGCAACTGATAGCACTACCTTCTCAGCTTCACAT is a genomic window of Flavobacterium sp. 9R containing:
- a CDS encoding SprB repeat-containing protein; the encoded protein is APAKCFGDSNAQATVTPTGGNGDYTFLWDNNETTATATSLNAGLHTVTVTDKLGYKTTCSVTITQPEAAIACSVVQDTAVTANGLSDGKATVTPTGGNGGYTFLWDNNETTATATSLNAGLHTVTVTDSKGCQTTCSVTITQPDVFACSVLQVAPAKCFGDSNAQATVTPTGGNGDYTFLWDNNETTATATSLNAGLHTVTVTDKLGYKTTCSVTITQPAAAIAATSIITNNNNCVGCNSGAIDITVNGGTKPYQFLWSNGATTEDIANLIAGNYSVLITDTKGCSVEYNYTINESGIEITKDGNYVDSNNDGITNVGDIVSYNFVIKNTGNVTLTNVTVTDNNAIVTGGPIATLAVGATDSTTFSASHTITQDDINAGFVYNLALVTAKDPNDKPVTDTSS